One region of gamma proteobacterium HIMB55 genomic DNA includes:
- a CDS encoding 4-hydroxy-2-oxovalerate aldolase (PFAM: DmpG-like communication domain; HMGL-like~TIGRFAM: 4-hydroxy-2-oxovalerate aldolase) has product MDLTGRKVTLHDMCLRDGMHPKQHQITVEEMVDIAGALDDAGVPLIEVTHGDGLGGASVNYGFPAASDEAYLRAVVERVSQAGISALLLPGIGTVDHLRMAADCGVKTIRVATHCTEANVSRQHINLSRDLGLDTVGFLMMAHMISAEELLEQALLMESYGANCIYCTDSAGYMLPQDVTDRITLLRKSLKPETEIGFHGHHNLAMGVANSLAAIDAGADRIDGSAAGLGAGAGNTPLEAMAAVLERMGADTGINIFKLADAAEDHVLPIMDDPVRLSRDALVLGYAGAYSSFLLFAKRAQAKYGVPSHEILLEMARRRTVGGQEDLIEEIAIEMAAKRG; this is encoded by the coding sequence ATGGATTTAACAGGACGCAAAGTTACCTTGCATGACATGTGCCTTCGCGATGGCATGCACCCAAAGCAACACCAAATTACTGTCGAAGAGATGGTTGATATTGCCGGCGCTCTCGACGATGCAGGTGTACCGCTTATTGAAGTGACACACGGTGATGGTCTGGGCGGCGCATCAGTAAACTACGGTTTTCCTGCCGCCAGTGACGAGGCGTATTTACGCGCCGTCGTTGAGCGTGTTTCACAAGCAGGCATCTCTGCCCTGCTGCTTCCCGGTATCGGCACGGTTGATCACTTGAGAATGGCTGCGGATTGCGGCGTGAAAACCATTCGCGTAGCGACACATTGCACCGAAGCGAACGTTTCTCGCCAACACATCAACCTCAGCCGCGATCTGGGGCTCGATACTGTTGGTTTCTTGATGATGGCGCACATGATCTCTGCAGAGGAACTGCTCGAGCAAGCACTGCTAATGGAGTCTTACGGCGCCAATTGTATTTACTGCACAGACTCAGCGGGCTACATGCTCCCCCAAGACGTGACAGATCGCATCACCCTGCTCCGCAAGTCACTCAAACCAGAGACGGAAATCGGTTTCCACGGACACCACAACCTCGCCATGGGTGTTGCGAACTCGCTTGCAGCGATCGACGCGGGTGCAGACCGTATTGACGGTTCTGCGGCAGGCTTGGGTGCCGGTGCAGGGAACACGCCCCTGGAAGCCATGGCCGCGGTTTTGGAGCGCATGGGTGCCGATACAGGCATCAACATCTTCAAACTCGCCGATGCAGCAGAAGACCACGTGCTGCCGATCATGGACGATCCTGTTCGACTCAGTCGCGACGCGCTTGTTCTGGGCTATGCCGGTGCTTACTCGTCGTTCCTGCTTTTCGCAAAACGCGCACAAGCAAAATATGGCGTGCCCTCCCACGAGATTCTGCTCGAAATGGCGCGCCGGCGAACAGTGGGCGGCCAGGAAGATCTCATTGAGGAGATCGCCATCGAAATGGCGGCCAAACGCGGCTAA